In Chlorocebus sabaeus isolate Y175 chromosome 5, mChlSab1.0.hap1, whole genome shotgun sequence, one genomic interval encodes:
- the SRRM2 gene encoding serine/arginine repetitive matrix protein 2 isoform X8, which produces MYNGIGLPTPRGSGTNGYVQRNLSLVRGRRGERPDYKGEEELRRLEAALVKRPNPDILDHERKRRVELRCLELEEMMEEQGYEEQQIQEKVATFRLMLLEKDVNPGGKEETPGQRPAVTETHQLAELNEKKNERLRAAFGISDSYVDGSSFDPQRRAREAKQPAPEPPKPYSLVRESSSSRSPTPKQKKKKKKKDRGRRSESSSPRRERKKSSKKKKHRSESESKKRKHRSPTPKSKRKSKDKKRKRSRSTTPAPKSRRAHRSTSADSASSSDTSRSRRCTDHSEDTVPAL; this is translated from the exons ATGTACAACGGGATCGGGCTGCCGACGCCCCGGGGCAGCGGCACCAACGGCTACGTCCAGCGCAACCTGTCCCTGGTGCGGGGCCGCCGGGGTGAGCGGCCTGACTACAAGGGAGAGGAGGAACTGCGGCGCCTGGAGGCTGCCCTGGTGAAGCGGCCTAATCCTGACATCCTGGACCACGAGCGCAAGCGGCGCGTCGAGCTGCGATGCCTCGAGCTGGAGGAGATGATGGAAGAGCAGGG GTACGAGGAACAGCAAATTCAGGAGAAAGTGGCGACCTTTCGACTCATGTTGCTGGAGAAGGATGTGAACCCTGGGGGCAAGGAGGAGACCCCGGGGCAGAGGCCAGC GGTCACGGAGACTCACCAGTTGGCAGAATTGAATGAGAAGAAGAATGAAAGACTCCGTGCTGCCTTTGGCATCAGTGATTCTTACGTAGATGGAAGCTCTTTTGATCCTCAGCGTCGTGCCCGAGAAGCTAAACAACCAgctcctgagcctcccaaacCTTACAG CCTTGTTCGGGAGTCTAGCAGTTCTCGCTCACCAACCCcaaagcagaagaagaagaaaaagaagaaagatagagGACG CAGGTCAGAGAGCAGCTCTCCTCGacgggagagaaagaaaagctcaAAGAAGAAGAAGCACAG GTCAGAATCTGAGTCCAAGAAGCGTAAGCATAG GTCTCCCACTCCAAAGAGCAAACGTAAATCTAAGGACAAAAAGCGAAAGCG GTCTCGAAGTACAACACCAGCCCCCAAGAGCCGCCGGGCCCACCGTTCAACTTCTGCTgactctgcttcctcctctgATACTTCCCGCAGTCG GCGCTGCACAGACCATTCGGAAGACACGGTCCCTGCCCTCTAG